One window of Mesorhizobium sp. PAMC28654 genomic DNA carries:
- a CDS encoding efflux RND transporter periplasmic adaptor subunit, which translates to MATWKQLLLALVVIVAAATAWLRFFPGAPDILARWGLDWTYAATTPSSTGSLASQNGGRNGASRQVNVVVLPATTATINDRLQAIGTGRANASVTVNPYSSGRLTEVLVQSGAHVDKGQLIATLDSETEIIAQDRAKLALQDAQEKLTRVKSLRASNAATPVAVADAEVTLSNARLALRDAELALERRSILAPIAGTVGILPISAGNYVTSQSAIATLDDRSSILVDFLVPERFAAAVTVGAQLTATPIANPGNAYNGTVSAIDNHIDENSRTLLVKATIANPADSLRAGMSFSIAMKFPGQNFPAVSPLAILWGSDGAYVWTIENGKAKRVAVRIIQRNTETVLIDAPITGGDLVITEGTQSVTEGGDVRIAGQVQPANGAEGS; encoded by the coding sequence ATGGCGACCTGGAAGCAGTTACTTTTAGCACTTGTGGTGATCGTTGCGGCAGCCACTGCCTGGCTTCGGTTCTTTCCCGGTGCGCCGGATATTCTGGCGCGCTGGGGGTTAGACTGGACATATGCGGCGACGACGCCTTCCAGCACCGGCTCTCTCGCAAGCCAGAACGGCGGCCGCAACGGCGCCAGCCGCCAGGTGAATGTGGTGGTCCTGCCCGCCACCACGGCCACCATCAACGATCGCCTGCAGGCAATCGGCACCGGCCGCGCCAATGCCTCCGTCACCGTCAACCCCTACAGCTCGGGCCGCCTGACCGAGGTGCTCGTGCAATCCGGCGCGCATGTCGACAAGGGCCAGTTGATCGCCACCCTCGACTCTGAGACCGAGATCATCGCTCAGGACCGTGCCAAGCTTGCCTTGCAGGACGCGCAGGAGAAGCTGACCCGGGTGAAGTCGCTGCGCGCATCCAACGCCGCGACACCGGTTGCGGTGGCCGACGCTGAGGTGACCCTGTCGAACGCCAGGCTGGCGCTTCGCGACGCCGAACTGGCCCTGGAACGCCGTTCGATCCTGGCGCCGATCGCCGGCACTGTCGGTATCCTGCCGATCTCGGCCGGCAACTATGTCACCAGCCAGTCGGCGATCGCGACGCTCGACGACCGTTCCAGCATATTGGTCGATTTCCTGGTGCCGGAGCGTTTTGCCGCTGCTGTAACGGTTGGCGCGCAACTGACGGCGACGCCGATCGCCAATCCCGGCAACGCTTACAACGGCACGGTTTCGGCCATCGACAACCACATCGACGAGAACAGCCGCACGCTTCTGGTCAAGGCGACCATCGCCAATCCGGCCGATTCCCTGCGGGCCGGCATGTCGTTCAGCATCGCCATGAAATTCCCCGGTCAAAACTTCCCCGCTGTCAGCCCGCTCGCCATACTCTGGGGGTCCGACGGCGCCTATGTCTGGACGATCGAGAACGGCAAGGCCAAGCGGGTTGCCGTGCGTATCATCCAGCGCAACACTGAAACGGTGTTGATCGACGCACCGATCACCGGCGGTGACCTGGTGATTACCGAGGGCACCCAGAGTGTCACTGAAGGCGGCGATGTGCGCATCGCCGGGCAAGTACAGCCCGCCAACGGCGCTGAAGGCTCATGA
- a CDS encoding MurR/RpiR family transcriptional regulator yields MISSIAELIAERMVTMPAGERRAAQTLIANYPLIGLKTVAEFSAAAGVSSPTILRFVSRLGFQNYPEFQSTLQDELAAQLQSPASRTLNPPSPGSSAVSPMLEATLENMRETFRHLSDKQLADIVARLADRRGKTFLVGGRFTDPLARYMAAHLAIIQPNVFHLAGQESIWRDRLIDMGKRDVLVIFDIRRYQDSLVRFAEKAHQRGVQIVLFTDQWLSPIARFARHVIAGRTAVPSAWDSSAALFVVAEALIGAVTRQLEPDGTKRIREMESLR; encoded by the coding sequence ATGATTTCCAGCATTGCCGAACTGATTGCCGAGCGCATGGTGACCATGCCTGCCGGCGAGCGGCGCGCCGCGCAGACGCTTATCGCCAACTATCCTCTGATCGGCCTGAAGACAGTCGCCGAATTCTCGGCCGCCGCCGGCGTATCCTCGCCAACGATCCTGCGGTTTGTCTCCCGGCTCGGCTTCCAGAACTATCCGGAGTTCCAGTCGACCTTGCAGGACGAACTGGCGGCGCAGTTGCAATCGCCGGCATCAAGGACGCTCAACCCACCCTCGCCCGGCAGCAGTGCGGTATCGCCAATGCTGGAGGCAACGCTCGAAAACATGCGCGAGACGTTCCGACACCTGTCCGACAAGCAGCTTGCCGACATCGTGGCCAGGCTCGCCGACCGGCGCGGCAAGACGTTCCTGGTCGGCGGCCGCTTCACCGATCCGCTGGCGCGCTACATGGCCGCTCACCTCGCCATCATCCAGCCCAACGTCTTTCATCTGGCCGGACAGGAAAGCATCTGGCGCGACAGGCTGATCGACATGGGCAAGCGTGACGTGCTGGTGATCTTCGACATCAGGCGTTACCAGGATAGCCTCGTCCGGTTCGCCGAGAAGGCGCATCAGCGCGGTGTGCAGATCGTGCTGTTCACCGACCAATGGCTGTCACCCATCGCCCGCTTCGCCCGCCACGTCATCGCCGGACGTACGGCCGTTCCGTCCGCCTGGGATTCTTCGGCGGCTCTCTTCGTGGTTGCCGAAGCATTGATCGGCGCCGTTACGCGGCAGCTTGAACCCGACGGCACCAAGCGCATCCGCGAGATGGAAAGCCTGCGCTGA
- a CDS encoding N-formylglutamate amidohydrolase, with translation MEKARPASPASSNSVRVTNPGGSSPFVLTCDHASNFMPAEFGTLGLAAEDLSRHIAWDPGALPVARRMAQALDATLVETCISRLIIDCNRPLDAPDLVPPVSETTAIPGNGGLSAKQRAARVALSWQPFHDAIEHIVDARLARGQETRLVSVHSFTPVYKGSNRPWHIGIIHDEDRRLASPLVAALRRLAGVTVGVNEPYSPADRVYFTLERHARSRGLPCAMIEIRNDEISGEAGQRRWADLLTGIFSDLEPEEAKGSRPGAVGKSAQSAS, from the coding sequence ATGGAGAAAGCACGGCCCGCCAGCCCTGCATCGTCAAATTCCGTAAGGGTGACGAACCCGGGCGGATCAAGCCCATTCGTCCTGACCTGCGATCACGCCTCCAACTTCATGCCTGCCGAATTCGGAACACTCGGCCTTGCCGCCGAGGACCTTTCCCGCCACATCGCCTGGGACCCGGGCGCGCTGCCGGTTGCCCGCCGCATGGCGCAGGCGCTCGACGCGACGCTGGTGGAGACCTGCATTTCGCGGTTGATCATCGACTGCAATCGTCCGCTCGACGCGCCGGACCTGGTGCCGCCGGTCAGCGAGACAACGGCCATTCCCGGAAATGGCGGGCTGTCGGCCAAGCAACGCGCCGCTCGCGTCGCGCTGTCGTGGCAGCCCTTCCATGACGCCATCGAGCACATTGTCGATGCGCGGCTGGCGCGCGGGCAAGAGACGCGGCTGGTCTCAGTCCATTCCTTCACGCCTGTCTACAAGGGCAGCAATCGGCCCTGGCACATCGGCATCATCCATGACGAGGATCGTCGGCTGGCCTCACCGCTCGTTGCCGCGCTGAGGCGGCTCGCCGGCGTCACTGTCGGCGTCAACGAACCCTATTCGCCGGCCGACCGCGTCTATTTCACGCTGGAACGGCATGCGCGCTCGCGCGGCCTGCCCTGCGCGATGATCGAAATCCGCAACGACGAGATCTCCGGCGAAGCCGGGCAGCGGAGATGGGCGGATCTGCTCACGGGCATTTTTTCTGATCTGGAGCCAGAGGAGGCCAAAGGCTCAAGACCAGGCGCAGTCGGAAAGTCAGCTCAATCGGCCAGTTAG
- a CDS encoding amino acid permease: MPGPTYTDVDKAEDVKALHSMGYAQELERRLSRFSNFAVSFSIICILSGGINSLAQGTSGAGGIGIGIGWLVGCFVSLTFAVAMSQISSAYPTAGGLYHWGSILGNRGTGWVTAWLNLLGLITVLGAINVGTWTFFIGAFGPALHIDGSLTNQMIFLVVITGAQALINHLGIKLTAKLTDFSGYLIFFGAILIAVVCLIFAEHWDFSRLFTFHNYSGQPTVAGDGSLTGDPVWPAVSNWWVFALGLLLPIYTITGYDASAHTSEETIKAASSVPRAMVMSVVWSALFGYLFLAAFVLMIPNMDDAAKQGWNVFFWAFDQRVPSGLKEFVYLVVFVSQLLCGLATVTSASRMIFAFSRDGGLPGSTMLAKVSPTYRTPVAAIWTAAILSVLFVWGSTLVSVAGTSAYTIVVSCTVIFLFLSFTVPIVLGMLAWGTPKWDKMGPWNMGRGVFMLFAFLSIVSMILIFIIGVQPPNDWALYITVGFFVLTAVVWFGFEKRRFQGPPLGDIIAARQAAIKAAEQAVGETAGH; encoded by the coding sequence ATGCCAGGACCGACCTATACGGACGTTGACAAGGCGGAGGACGTAAAGGCCCTCCATAGTATGGGCTATGCCCAGGAACTGGAGCGGCGGCTCAGCCGCTTTTCGAACTTCGCGGTTTCGTTCTCGATCATCTGCATCCTGTCGGGCGGCATCAATTCGCTGGCGCAGGGCACGTCGGGCGCCGGCGGCATCGGCATCGGCATCGGCTGGTTGGTCGGCTGTTTCGTCTCGCTGACCTTCGCGGTCGCCATGTCGCAGATCAGCTCGGCCTACCCGACCGCGGGCGGCCTCTATCACTGGGGCTCCATCCTCGGCAATCGTGGCACCGGCTGGGTGACGGCCTGGCTCAATTTGCTCGGCCTCATCACCGTGCTTGGCGCCATCAATGTCGGCACCTGGACGTTCTTCATCGGCGCCTTCGGACCGGCGCTCCACATTGACGGCTCGCTGACCAACCAGATGATCTTCCTGGTCGTCATCACCGGCGCCCAGGCATTGATCAACCATCTCGGCATCAAGTTGACGGCGAAGTTGACCGACTTCTCCGGATATCTGATCTTCTTCGGCGCCATCCTGATCGCGGTGGTCTGCCTGATCTTTGCCGAGCACTGGGATTTCAGCCGGCTGTTCACGTTCCACAATTATTCCGGGCAGCCCACGGTGGCCGGGGATGGCTCGCTGACGGGCGATCCCGTGTGGCCGGCGGTTTCAAACTGGTGGGTGTTCGCGCTCGGCCTGTTGCTGCCGATCTATACGATCACCGGCTACGACGCCTCCGCGCACACGTCCGAGGAAACCATCAAGGCGGCGTCGTCGGTGCCGAGGGCGATGGTGATGTCGGTCGTCTGGTCGGCACTGTTCGGCTATCTGTTCCTGGCCGCTTTCGTGCTGATGATCCCCAACATGGACGACGCCGCCAAGCAGGGCTGGAACGTGTTCTTCTGGGCCTTCGACCAACGCGTGCCGTCCGGCCTCAAGGAGTTCGTCTATCTCGTCGTGTTCGTGTCGCAGCTGCTGTGCGGCCTCGCCACGGTCACCTCGGCTTCGCGCATGATCTTCGCCTTCTCGCGTGACGGCGGCTTGCCTGGTTCGACCATGCTGGCCAAGGTCAGCCCGACCTATCGTACCCCGGTGGCGGCGATCTGGACGGCGGCCATCTTGTCTGTGCTGTTCGTCTGGGGTTCGACGCTGGTTTCCGTCGCGGGCACCTCGGCCTACACCATCGTCGTCTCCTGCACCGTCATCTTCCTGTTCCTCTCCTTCACCGTGCCGATCGTATTGGGCATGCTGGCTTGGGGAACGCCGAAGTGGGACAAGATGGGGCCATGGAACATGGGGCGCGGCGTGTTCATGCTGTTTGCCTTCCTGTCGATCGTGTCGATGATCCTGATCTTCATCATCGGTGTACAGCCGCCGAACGACTGGGCGCTGTACATCACCGTCGGCTTCTTCGTCCTGACGGCGGTCGTCTGGTTCGGCTTCGAAAAGCGACGCTTCCAGGGCCCGCCGCTGGGCGACATCATCGCGGCGCGTCAGGCGGCGATCAAGGCGGCGGAACAGGCCGTCGGTGAAACCGCCGGCCATTGA
- a CDS encoding glutamine synthetase family protein → MAGNFSFDQLKKAVQAGEVDTVLACIVDMQGRLAGKRFLAQYFVDSAHDETHGCNYLLAADIDMEPVPGYKAASWSKGYGDFVMKPDLSTLRRIPWLEKTALVICDVLDHHTHDDLPHSPRAILKKQVKRLTERGYIGYFASELEFYLFSETYDSARKKHWQGLDTASPYIGDYQIGITTKEEGVMRRLRNEMEAAGIPIENSKGEWGPGQEEINVRYAEALDMADRHVILKNGAKEIAESEGKAISFMSKYNYGLAGNSSHIHNSLWSADGKTPLFFDKKADWTLSTLGQQWAAGQLKYAKEFTWFLAPYINSYKRFQAGTFAPTKIMWSEDNRTAGFRLCGEGTKGIRMECRIGGADLNPYLAFAALIAAGLAGIDEKLELQKPFVGDAYQASRLPEIPKTLRDATETLAKSKMLKQALGEDVLEHYVHTAKWEQFEYDRRITDWELHRGFERY, encoded by the coding sequence ATGGCAGGAAATTTCTCGTTCGATCAGTTGAAGAAGGCGGTTCAGGCAGGTGAGGTCGACACGGTGCTGGCATGCATCGTCGACATGCAGGGCCGGCTGGCGGGAAAGCGGTTCTTGGCGCAATACTTCGTCGATTCCGCGCATGACGAGACGCATGGCTGCAACTATCTGCTGGCCGCCGACATCGATATGGAACCGGTGCCTGGCTACAAGGCGGCGAGCTGGTCGAAGGGCTATGGCGACTTCGTCATGAAGCCGGACCTGTCGACGCTTCGGCGCATTCCGTGGCTGGAAAAGACGGCGCTGGTGATCTGCGACGTGCTCGACCATCACACGCATGACGACCTGCCGCATTCTCCGCGCGCCATCCTCAAGAAGCAGGTCAAGCGGCTGACGGAGCGTGGCTATATCGGCTATTTCGCCTCCGAGCTCGAATTCTACCTGTTCAGCGAAACCTACGATTCCGCCCGCAAGAAGCACTGGCAAGGTCTCGATACGGCATCGCCCTATATCGGCGACTACCAGATCGGCATCACCACCAAGGAAGAAGGCGTCATGCGCCGGCTTCGCAACGAGATGGAAGCGGCTGGCATTCCGATCGAGAACTCCAAGGGCGAATGGGGTCCGGGCCAGGAAGAGATCAATGTGCGCTACGCCGAGGCGCTCGACATGGCCGATCGCCACGTCATCCTGAAGAACGGCGCCAAGGAAATCGCCGAGTCCGAAGGCAAGGCAATCTCCTTCATGTCCAAATACAATTATGGGCTCGCCGGCAATTCCAGCCACATCCACAACTCGCTGTGGAGCGCTGATGGCAAGACGCCTTTGTTCTTCGACAAGAAGGCCGACTGGACGCTGTCGACGCTTGGCCAGCAATGGGCGGCCGGGCAATTGAAGTATGCCAAGGAATTCACCTGGTTCCTGGCGCCCTACATCAACTCCTACAAGCGCTTCCAGGCTGGCACGTTCGCGCCGACCAAGATCATGTGGAGCGAGGACAACCGCACCGCCGGCTTCCGGCTGTGCGGCGAGGGCACCAAGGGCATCCGCATGGAGTGCCGCATCGGCGGCGCCGACCTCAACCCCTATCTCGCCTTTGCCGCGCTGATCGCCGCCGGCCTTGCCGGGATCGACGAGAAGCTCGAACTGCAGAAACCTTTCGTCGGCGATGCCTATCAGGCATCTCGTTTGCCGGAAATCCCGAAGACGCTGCGCGACGCGACCGAGACATTGGCGAAGTCGAAGATGCTGAAGCAGGCGCTGGGCGAAGACGTGCTCGAGCACTATGTCCACACCGCCAAGTGGGAACAGTTCGAATACGACCGCCGGATTACGGATTGGGAACTGCACAGAGGGTTCGAGCGGTACTAG
- a CDS encoding aldehyde dehydrogenase family protein: MTETVKLITPIDGSIYAERPVATDQAINAAVERAKAAQEKWAQTPIVERGKYMLAMLEALVAMTDEIVPEIAWQMGRPVRYGGEFGGVKERTNYMVEIAEAALRPVPASNPKDGFRRYVKKAPLGVVMVIAPWNYPYLTAVNTIVPALMAGNAVILKHAAQTLLVGERFQQAFDKVGLPKGVFQNIVLNHAQTEKLLGSGKIDHVNFTGSVAGGRAIERAAAGTFMSLGLELGGKDPAYVLPDAKLDHAVANLVDGAFFNSGQCCCGIERVYVHEKVYDQFVEGFIAETKNYVVGNPLEQATTMGPMAQARFADLIREQKAEALRKGAVAHVNMKVAQDKAGSPYLAPEVLTEVNHQMSVMREESFGPIVGIMKVRNDEEAIALMNDSPYGLTASIWTRDTEHAVAIGDRVETGTVFMNRCDYLDPALVWTGVKDTGKGAGLSAIGYDNLTRPKSFHLREVI; the protein is encoded by the coding sequence ATGACCGAAACGGTCAAACTCATTACCCCCATCGACGGCTCGATCTATGCAGAGCGGCCTGTCGCCACGGACCAGGCGATCAATGCCGCGGTAGAGCGCGCCAAGGCGGCGCAGGAGAAATGGGCGCAGACGCCGATCGTCGAGCGCGGCAAGTACATGCTTGCCATGCTGGAAGCGCTGGTCGCGATGACCGATGAGATCGTGCCGGAAATCGCCTGGCAGATGGGGCGTCCGGTGCGTTATGGCGGCGAGTTCGGTGGCGTCAAGGAACGCACCAATTACATGGTCGAGATCGCCGAAGCTGCGTTGCGGCCGGTGCCGGCTTCCAATCCCAAGGATGGGTTCCGCCGTTACGTGAAGAAGGCCCCGCTCGGCGTGGTCATGGTCATCGCGCCTTGGAACTACCCCTATCTGACCGCCGTTAACACCATCGTGCCGGCGCTGATGGCCGGCAATGCCGTCATCCTGAAACACGCCGCGCAGACGCTGCTGGTCGGCGAGCGTTTTCAGCAGGCCTTCGACAAGGTCGGCCTGCCCAAGGGCGTGTTCCAGAATATTGTTCTCAACCATGCCCAGACCGAAAAGCTGCTTGGCTCGGGCAAGATCGACCATGTCAACTTCACCGGCTCGGTCGCCGGCGGCCGTGCCATCGAGAGGGCAGCGGCCGGCACCTTCATGTCGCTTGGCCTCGAACTCGGCGGCAAGGACCCGGCCTATGTGCTGCCCGATGCCAAGCTGGATCATGCCGTCGCCAACCTGGTCGATGGCGCCTTCTTCAATTCCGGCCAATGCTGCTGCGGCATCGAGCGCGTCTATGTCCACGAGAAGGTCTACGACCAGTTCGTCGAAGGCTTCATCGCCGAGACGAAGAACTATGTCGTCGGCAATCCGCTGGAGCAGGCCACCACGATGGGGCCGATGGCGCAGGCACGCTTTGCCGACCTGATCCGCGAGCAGAAGGCCGAGGCGCTGCGCAAGGGTGCGGTGGCGCACGTCAACATGAAGGTGGCCCAGGACAAGGCCGGCTCGCCCTACCTTGCACCGGAAGTGCTGACCGAGGTCAACCATCAGATGAGCGTCATGCGCGAGGAAAGTTTCGGCCCTATCGTCGGTATCATGAAGGTGCGCAACGACGAGGAGGCGATCGCCCTGATGAACGACAGCCCCTACGGGCTGACGGCCTCTATCTGGACACGCGACACCGAGCATGCGGTGGCCATCGGCGACCGTGTCGAAACCGGCACCGTGTTCATGAACCGCTGCGACTATCTCGATCCGGCGCTGGTCTGGACAGGCGTCAAGGACACCGGCAAGGGCGCGGGGCTGTCAGCCATCGGCTATGACAATCTGACCAGGCCGAAGTCGTTCCACCTGCGCGAAGTCATCTGA
- a CDS encoding ABC transporter substrate-binding protein, whose product MFKFTGKVLSLSAATLMVSSVISSAASLDDLVKAAKAEGQLTVIALPHDWCGYGDVIAGFKAKYPEITVNELNPDAGSGDEIEAIKANKDNKGPQAPDVIDVGLSFGPSAKKDGLVQPYKVSTWDSIPDSAKDAEGYWTGDYYGVLSFQVNKDLVKTAPTDWADLLKPEFANTVALAGDPRASNQAIQGVYAAGLSTGAAAGEAAGTAGLDFFKKLNAAGNFVPVIGKAATLAQGQTPILITWDYNALAGRDTLKGNPPVDVVVPKTGVVAGVYVQAISAYAPHPNAAKLWLEYLYSDEGQIGWLKGYCHPIRFNDLAKNGKIPADVLAKLPPAESYASAVFPTLDEQAKSKEAITKNWDAVVGANVK is encoded by the coding sequence ATGTTCAAATTTACGGGGAAAGTGCTTTCCCTTTCGGCCGCGACCCTGATGGTGTCGTCGGTGATTTCGTCCGCGGCTTCGCTGGACGATCTCGTCAAGGCCGCGAAGGCGGAAGGCCAACTCACTGTCATCGCGTTGCCGCATGACTGGTGCGGCTACGGCGACGTCATCGCCGGCTTCAAGGCGAAGTATCCGGAAATCACCGTCAACGAGCTCAACCCCGATGCCGGCTCCGGCGACGAGATTGAGGCGATCAAGGCCAACAAGGACAACAAGGGTCCGCAGGCGCCCGACGTCATCGACGTCGGCCTGTCCTTCGGTCCGTCCGCCAAGAAGGATGGCCTGGTCCAGCCCTACAAGGTGTCGACCTGGGACTCGATCCCTGACAGCGCCAAGGACGCGGAAGGCTACTGGACCGGCGATTATTACGGCGTGCTTTCCTTCCAGGTGAACAAGGACCTCGTCAAGACAGCTCCGACTGACTGGGCCGACCTGTTGAAGCCGGAATTCGCCAACACCGTCGCGCTGGCCGGTGATCCGCGCGCCTCGAACCAGGCTATCCAGGGTGTCTATGCCGCCGGTCTGTCGACGGGCGCCGCCGCTGGTGAAGCCGCCGGCACCGCGGGCCTCGACTTCTTCAAGAAGCTCAATGCCGCCGGCAATTTCGTACCGGTCATCGGCAAGGCCGCCACCCTGGCTCAGGGCCAGACGCCGATCCTGATCACCTGGGACTACAACGCGCTCGCCGGTCGCGACACGCTGAAGGGCAATCCGCCCGTCGACGTCGTCGTGCCGAAGACCGGTGTCGTCGCCGGCGTCTACGTGCAGGCGATCAGCGCCTACGCGCCGCATCCGAACGCTGCCAAGCTCTGGCTTGAATACCTCTACTCCGACGAAGGCCAGATTGGCTGGCTGAAGGGCTATTGCCACCCGATCCGTTTCAACGATCTCGCCAAGAACGGCAAGATCCCGGCGGACGTGCTGGCCAAGCTGCCGCCGGCTGAATCCTATGCCTCGGCGGTGTTCCCCACGCTCGACGAACAGGCCAAGTCCAAGGAAGCCATCACCAAGAACTGGGACGCCGTCGTCGGCGCAAACGTCAAGTAA
- a CDS encoding ABC transporter permease, protein MTDLPFSDQAVAGKTAPPAEARSLRLPTQWLGVAPFFIFAIMFLILPTLYLMLGAFQNDAGEFTFNNIVGIFDPPNLANYMQCQYDSWISWVDGNCRLPSILAAYWISIKISLASSLIGAFAGLAIAIAIVRGGLPDWIRSATLTFSGVASNFAGVPLAFAFLATLGRLGLATVILNTVFGLNIYAHGFNILSFWGLTLTYVYFQIPLMVVIIVPAIDGLKKEWGEAAATLGATMSQYWRMVVIPVIWPSFLGTVILLFANAFGAIATAYALTGSSLNIIPIVLYAQIRGDVLHNAHLGYAIAFGMIVITGLANVFYIWFRTRSERWLK, encoded by the coding sequence ATGACCGATCTCCCATTTTCCGATCAGGCTGTTGCCGGGAAAACCGCGCCCCCCGCCGAGGCGCGCAGCCTCAGGCTGCCGACGCAGTGGCTCGGCGTTGCGCCGTTCTTCATCTTCGCCATCATGTTCCTGATCCTGCCCACGCTCTATCTCATGCTGGGCGCATTCCAGAACGACGCCGGCGAATTCACTTTCAACAACATTGTGGGCATCTTCGACCCGCCGAATTTGGCGAACTACATGCAGTGCCAGTACGACTCGTGGATTTCCTGGGTCGATGGCAACTGCAGGCTGCCAAGCATTCTCGCCGCCTACTGGATCTCGATCAAGATCAGCCTCGCTTCGTCGTTGATCGGCGCCTTTGCGGGCCTGGCGATCGCCATCGCCATCGTGCGCGGCGGCCTGCCGGACTGGATACGGTCGGCGACCCTGACGTTCTCCGGCGTTGCCTCGAATTTTGCCGGCGTGCCGCTGGCCTTCGCTTTCCTCGCCACGCTCGGTCGGCTTGGCCTTGCGACGGTGATCCTGAATACCGTGTTCGGCCTCAACATCTATGCGCACGGCTTCAACATCCTGTCCTTCTGGGGTCTGACGTTGACCTATGTCTATTTCCAGATTCCCCTGATGGTGGTCATTATCGTGCCGGCCATCGATGGGTTGAAGAAGGAATGGGGCGAGGCTGCCGCGACGCTGGGTGCGACCATGTCCCAGTACTGGCGCATGGTGGTCATTCCGGTGATCTGGCCGAGCTTCCTCGGTACCGTGATACTCTTGTTCGCCAATGCCTTCGGCGCCATCGCCACCGCCTACGCGCTGACCGGTTCGTCGCTCAACATCATTCCCATCGTGCTTTATGCCCAGATTCGTGGCGACGTGCTGCACAACGCCCATCTTGGCTATGCGATCGCCTTCGGCATGATCGTCATCACCGGCCTCGCCAATGTCTTCTACATCTGGTTCCGCACCCGTTCGGAGAGGTGGCTGAAATGA
- a CDS encoding ABC transporter permease, whose translation MRGGRFWAWLVFALGAAYFFIPLIATVEFSMRMRRGVYSLDAYKVVLGDARFQATFGYSVLAAICTIILGVLIVVPAAYWIRLRLPQLRPIVEFITLLPLVIPAIVIVFGYIRMYGSNSPLPFLATDTGTNALLVIGYATLALPYMYRAVDTGLRTIDVRTLTEAAQILGAGWGTIVTRVILPNVLIAVLSGAFLTFAIVIGEFTMASLLNRPAFGPYLQNIGANRAYEPAALAIIAFAITWGCMSLIQVLSRFAPKSANRPN comes from the coding sequence ATGAGGGGCGGACGCTTCTGGGCCTGGCTGGTCTTCGCGCTTGGCGCGGCCTATTTCTTCATCCCGCTGATCGCGACAGTGGAGTTCTCCATGCGCATGCGGCGCGGTGTCTATTCCCTGGACGCCTACAAGGTCGTGCTGGGTGACGCCCGCTTCCAGGCGACGTTCGGCTATTCGGTGCTTGCCGCCATCTGCACCATCATCCTGGGTGTGCTCATCGTGGTGCCCGCGGCCTACTGGATACGGCTTCGCTTGCCGCAATTGCGGCCGATCGTCGAGTTCATCACGCTGCTGCCGCTGGTCATTCCGGCCATTGTCATCGTCTTCGGTTACATCAGGATGTACGGCTCGAATTCGCCGCTGCCGTTCTTGGCGACCGACACGGGCACCAATGCCTTGCTGGTCATAGGCTATGCCACATTGGCGCTGCCCTATATGTACCGCGCGGTAGACACAGGGCTTCGTACCATCGATGTGCGGACGCTGACGGAAGCAGCACAGATCCTCGGCGCCGGCTGGGGGACGATTGTCACCCGGGTCATCCTGCCCAACGTGCTGATCGCGGTGCTTTCAGGCGCCTTCCTGACCTTCGCGATCGTTATTGGCGAGTTCACCATGGCAAGCCTGCTCAACCGGCCGGCTTTCGGGCCATACCTGCAGAACATCGGTGCCAACCGCGCCTACGAGCCGGCGGCGCTTGCCATCATCGCCTTCGCCATCACCTGGGGCTGCATGTCGCTGATCCAGGTGCTGTCCCGATTCGCGCCGAAATCGGCGAACCGTCCAAACTGA